The nucleotide sequence GGATAAGGAAAGTGACCCTGTTTGGgatggaaaaagagaaaagattgAACACTTTACACCACCAAGGATACAGAAACGTGTTTTGGGAAAGTCTGCCAAACTCTGGCTTCTATGCAAAGAGACAGATATAACTACAACAGCGTCTCAGCTAATGAGTAAAGCTTTAAGCCAGGAGTACTTTAGGTATACTTAAAAGACTTCTATGTGACCTCTCTTCAGCAGCAGCCTTTAAAAATGGTTCTGAAACTTGATGTTCCAAAATAGGGCCACAATATTGTTACCTAGGACTTGGTCTTTCAATCATATTACACCTGTCCTACGTCAAATGTAGTGGCTTCTGGTCAGTTTCCAAACCCAATTTAAAATGCCAATCTTAACCTTTAGCGCCCGCAATGGTTTGAAGCCAGGTCACCTGAAATATCACCTCCCATATATACCAAGATGCTCTTCAGAGACCCTGCTCTGTGTGTCCCCAAGGGAAGCAAAGAGGGTGGCTATTAGGAAACGGGTCTTCTTGGAGTTAACACCCTATCTATGAAATATCTTCCCCAGAGAGGCCTGACCTGGAACCTTCTATGATCTTCTTAGCAGCAGGCTTTTTCTGTACAGTAATCTCAAATCTATCTCTCACACAGCTAGGTAACAGGAGACATTATTTTTCTATCACATTCAACACTTCTTCACCTCACTAGAGAGGATAACCCTGATGCCACTGCTTTATAGTCTTTCCCAGCCCATTCAAACTCTCACCAGCACAACATCAGGATCATGCCAGAAGTTCCACAGGATCCAGAACCACATAAGTGCACTGAACACTTCCCCCTTTATCCGATGGACCGGCAAAGGCTCTACAAAGTGGCGGTACTTGTGGACACGCACCTCTCCACTTGCACTGCAggacaaacacacatacatagaAGTAAGCAAGTGTCATGAACGATCAGGGCCACAGAAGGGCAGAAATTGTACAGAATATGGTATTGGGATGCAAAATATGGCCGTCCAAGCCATTCTATTTGTCTCCCAGAACTCTCCTCAGGGCACAAGCTCCTTGTGTGCTTTTTCCTGGTTGGAATGCGCACTTGAGCTGGcataatgccccttgcttgcctggcAGGAGGATGGCGAGACACGGTGGTTCGCGCGCCTCTGCAGAAACCTCCGACTTTTGCACGAGGGTAGCATAACCTACTGTACGAGTGGCACCTATAGATCGGGCTCAGACCACCTCTCGGCGTGCGGCCCCCAGGAATACCTCtactccaggggtggccaactcccaagagactgtgatctactcacagagttaaaaactggcagtgatctacccccttttggggggttcaggtcaaagttgttgagcttcttttaggaaggaaatccctgttttggggggttcaggtcagtgttgttgagctatttttagggagGAAAACCCTGCTTTTTGGGTTTCAGGGCAAAAATGCTGAgcatttttaggggagccacagttgttgagcttctttggggtgagctggtgatctaccagtgatctaccacagacgttcagtgatctaccggtagatcacgatctaactgttggacgtgcctgctctactCTATGTAATGTTTGTTTAGAACCGGGCTGCAGGCTGCACGTATTACTGGGGCGACCCTATGTTGCGACGAGCCTACCATGCGGGGTTGTTGTTTCATGCAGCTTCAGAAGGAAGGGTGCCCAAACATTCCATCCCTCCGTTCCACTGTTTTGCATAATTCGCCCCGCCCCCTGGCACGCGGGGTGCCCCCCCCCGGCTTACCGCCGGAATCCCGGACTCGCGCCAGAACCGCTTTGGGCACGTAGGACCCGGGCGGCCAAGCGCAATCCGCCGCCCATCCGCCACAGAGACACCGCCATCCTGGCTGCCGCCGGCGGAGCCCTTCAACCCCGCCACAATGTCACTCTCCGGTACCGGGTAGGCCTCGGCTCCCAATAAACCGcgctctgattggctgctgtAGCTCCAGGTCTCTTTGGAGTGTTCCAATTCTAgtcatggagagggggagaagcaaaAGGAATCACCGTTAAAATATTCCCGCTAGAGAAGGTCAGCATACATTTCCCGCTTCTTTTTCCGGGGAGATATATTTTGTAAAGCTGAAGAGAAGCGCGAGTTGTCCTTCCAGAGCGCCCTTCACCTTCCAAGCGATGCTTCACCCCCTTCCGTAGAATGGACAGCCTGGAAAGTACCAAAGCTTTTCGCTATGGGAGCGGTGTGTACGTGGTTCGTGGCAGTTTTCTTCCACACAGCGGTAGGCTTGGTTCTTACATCCGAGACGCAACAGACATGCCCCTGTCAGGAAATGTAAGGCCTTTCATATTATTTGAGGGCTTCGTAAATGAAAAGAAGGGCTTCCTTCTCATCCCCCCTGTTCCAGTGTTGAAGATGGTTCCGTCTGTGATATCTGGTTGCCAGGCAACGGGCTGAGACTTCAGTATCttacagaagaagaaggggggatcAGGTGAGATGCGGGAGAAAACAAGAcgaattccgggggggggggggagagagagagaaaaagaatgtaTCCTACGCGGGAGGAGAAATAACAGTCAGTCCCATTGAGGTCTTGCAGCTTCCACGTGGGACATTCCCCGAAatgcttagaattgcagcctcagtATTCGCTGAGGTTGCTTTACTAGTTCCTGGTTATTTATTGCATGGAAGTTCAAAACACTGAAAAAGAACTAAAGTTTATATGTCCCTGAGCCTGTAAACTTTGGCACACGATGTCTAATATCATAAGCAATAATAACCAACTTCTGCATTGTGTTCTCATTCCCTAGGAGCCCCGAATCCGAAACCAGTGCTAGTTCTGCTCAGTGTAATCACTCACAAAAAATGACTAGCCATGGCTAATGTGACTtcaccccattaatttcaatggctctacccGGAGTAAAACTTAGCTGCATGCACACACTGATTCagagctctccctctccctcagtaGTGCTGCCAGAAGTGATTATTACCATAATTATTACCGTTATATACCCCAGTTAGAAGAATGAAGGGTCTGCTGAGCAGGTGCCCCAAACACAACTAGGCTGGTTTATCATATTTTGAAGTGTGTAAAGTAGTAAACATAGTAATAATGATgctggtgctgttgttgtttgtcatTCAGAAATGTCCAGAATGTCCCATCACTGTTCTAGTACATTACCCTTGTTGGCTGACATCCATGAGCAGAATGTGGCCTTTGTGCTTTGCACCTCAGAAACTGAGACCGCCGGCCTATGTATCTTGAAAGAACTCCTCATAAAGACTCTTTTTTCGCTGGCCCACAAACCAACAGATTCCATGTTTGGCATTGTCAGCTGTGCCAGCCAGCAGGTAATGGAAAAACTATCAATAGAGTGGTATAGAAAAACCATGCCAATATAGCATAGGTACTGtgttctcctaaaataagccatagccataaataagccatagcaggatttctatgcatttgcgaaatataagccgttccccgaaaataagccataccctgaaaataagccatagtgacgcggcatctcccattaaaacagcctggagaggagtggctatgcagcgtactgatgcgacacggttaaaataagacatcccctgaaaataagccatactgtgttttgttgaggggggaaaaatataagacggtggtcttattttaggagaaacactgtATCTGTGACTCTTCCCAAGGATGTTGAACACCAAACTGCCATCAATCCTGGCCAGCATTCccactggagtccaacaacctatggagggcctcaggttctgCATACCTGTTCTAAGGGTACTTTCCACAAGCAGCTTTGTGAGCGATCAGAACAACaataaccagtacaccacacatGGACTCCTGGGAATGTGGGTGGGTGGACTCCCGGAAATGTGCAACCTTCTTAATTGTACTTCAGCCTTTGTTTTCACCCTTTCATTTCCCCTCCAGGTGTTAAATGGCAGAAAAGTTTGGTAGAATGTTCCCTCCGCAGTGTCACTGAAGCAGCTGCCTGGATCAGAGCCCTTCAGAGCAGCAGTGGGGCCAGTGCTGTGATGGCTGTGGCAGCAGCGCTGGAAGATCCCATTTGCCAAGCAGTGTACCTGTTCACCAGTGGGCTACCTGAGCATGCTGTGGAGGAATCAGTAGTCACCTTAAGGAGGCAGAGCAAGCGCACCCAGTGCACATAGTGTACTTGGTAGGAAGCAGAGGGGAAAATGAACACGGGGAACAAGAAATAATGGAGGAAGTGGCCAAGGCGTCTGGTGTTTCCTTTCAAGCAATCAGCCTCAGCTCTGATGAGGTAAATGGAAATTGGATGAAGCAACATTGACTCCGAGGGCTCATTCCTACATCCATAGGCACCACTAGAGCAGGGGTGTGCACTTGATGTGTCAGTCTTCATTAGCCCAATGTGTGAGCTAGTCtctatggggggggagggggggtgcactCAGTAATACTAATTCTGTGGCTTTATCTATGATGACTCCTTCAGACATGTAAGTTGtcacttggtgtttttttttaacagtcaaCGAtggacatgcatgtgtgaatcaaaTTGTTGGAAAGGGTGTCATGAAGTCCTAACAATGCAAGTAATTGTAACGGATCTTTCAGCTCCCTTACGACTTTGTGATTCCGTATTTTCGCAATTTTCTAGGATATTCCTGGCTGCAGTGAAAGCATTTGCCACTCTGATTgtatctgcaggcagccctgttccTGTCTGCTGATGGGCCATCACGCTACAGCACGGTAAGTTTAAGGACCATGGATCTTTTAGGTTAATAAGTCCTTAGAATGGCAACTGAATCCCTATTGGCTTCCGTGTTTCTTCAGCTTGATTTACATAAGTCTGAGTGATCCTAATCATCTAAAAGCAAAGTTATATGTAAAAAGTAAAGGTGCCAATGCTGATCCACAAGAAAATGTTCAAAATCCATAGTTGGGCAGTACGTACCTTTTTATtagggcaaccaaaatgtcacaaaataatgAGTAACCTTTTGGGTTCTGCAGAACCCTTCGTCAATCTTGTCCTGGCACATGTTAGTTTTCTATACCCGCAGATTTCCTTCAGATGCTTGGAGCCCAGTAAAGGAGGATTTCATTGACTGTCTCCAGAGGTTTACAATTTGCAGAGGGTGGTCCAAGTCCTCGCCAGAAGAGAGATAGATGGGTTTTACTATCTGGGTCACATTGTCCAAGAGGTTAAGGTGAGCTCATTTAACTAAAGTAGTGCTTCTCAAACTGGGTTTTAGCAGATAGCTTTGCTCACTCCTTCTAACCTTAGTCTCTAGATCAgggttaggcaacctaaggcccgggggccagatgcagcccaatcaccttctcaatccggcccgcggacagtctgggaatcaagcaagttttacatgagtagaatgtgtccttttatttaaaatgcatctctggttatttgtggggcctgcctggtgtttttacatgagtagaatatgtgattttatttaaaatgcatctctgggttatttgtggggcataggaatttgttcattattatttttttcaaatatagtccggcccccccacatggtctgaggaacagtggaccggcccatggctgaaaaaggtgcTGACCCTGCTCTAGATGTCATGCctactatatataaaataataatgttaacTAGTGAAGTGATATCCTTGCATTTTCtgttgggggttggggagggaagtGGAATGGGGTTCAAAAGATAAAGTAAGATTACAAGCAGTGAGTTTTTTGTGATGGTGCTCACCAGTACCATGCCTGGTTGCCCTCAAGACCACGAGAGGGGAAGTTTAAACTATTTCTTTATCTATGCCATCATATGAGACCTTATTTcagtgcctcctccacaagagggccagaaggtggcagcacaagaaagggccttttttgtgatggctccccatttgtagaatgttCCCCCTAGGCAGGCTTGGCTGTCACCTtccttatacacctttaggtgccaggtgaaaatgttccttcttcaaccaggcctttggctaattaaacaatctatggccttttaaactgtgtgttactatgttgttgttgttgttgttgttgttgttgttgttttttaaaaaaatatttttaccgGTATATTGTAATCCGTGGAagaagagcagtatagaaattgaaTAAAAAGAATGAAACGAGGCAACATTGCTGGCTTAATCTTGCAGGGCTCCAGAGAACACGTTCTAATGTGAGTTCCAAAGATCTCGGCAGTCCCCGGAAGGCAAGATCCTGTGTCGGATGCAAGAAACGCCCCTTTACGATGTCATCCATTATGAGGATGCCAGGTGGCAGCCCTTAGCTCCAGGAGATGCAGTCCTGGCTCCGTGGGACAAGAAAGGTGGACGATACGGTCCAGGTGTGATCCTTCAGGTTGCAGAGGCTGGGCCTTCTCATTCAGGTGCTGCTTGTTTTGTGCCTTTCCCTTTCACTTTCCCAGGTTTTATTAATGACAAAACACAACAGCAGTAAAGTCAGTACTCAGCTAGACGTTACAGCTTTCCCATCAGATACGATGGCATTACCTTAGCTTTCAACCCAGACTATATTTCCACAGTGTTGTGTGAGCGGCTGTCAGTTTCTGCTGTGTACTTTCTCTGCTAGCATACCGGTATATTATACTGTAAAGGGCTctttgaggaagggccatagctcagtggcagagcatcacctgtgcatgcagaagttcccaggttcaatccccaggtagggctgggagagaccctgcctgaaatcctgtatAGCCCCagccaatcagtgtaggcaatacttgAGCCACATggaaccaatggtctgaatcgatataaggcagcttcctatgttgctatgCGGCCCCTTTCCATACATAGTGTGCACTGCATGCcttttatccattctgaaaagGGATGTGGCACCTGCCCCAAGTGATTTGTTTATACAAGACACAGCTTATTAGACCTGACCAACTTCCATTTGGGGATTCCGGAATTGCTCCAAGAGAACTTGCAAAGGGAAATTTGATCAACTGAGACAGGACTCCATGGAAGGCCAGTGACTGTTGGCAGGTCCTAGAGCAGGAGTAGGGAACTGGATGTGGTCAGTGGTCCAGCTCACTTCACTTGCAATCCCCCATGGGGCCAGCTTTGACGAGTGGGCAGGAGTAtccacttgtcaatcacctgacatcattatgacatcTGGTGACAACTCTTGAAAGGTGCTCAAGTCCATGAACAagcagatttttgtttttttttttttttttttttttttttttgtttttttttttagtaccaACTGCAGCCGTACTTTGGttgccgaacgccttggtactcgtccGCTTTGGCTCCCGGACactgcaaatccagaagtgagtgttctggtttgtgaatgttctttgaaacccgaacatccaacatggcttacacggcttcctgcagccaatcagaagccgtgccttggtttggTTTGGGGAATACAACTGCTGTCCTAGCAGAGTGGCATACATTGTGCTTGCTTCTAAAATATGGTTTCATATGTATTTCTGTTTACAgcctttaaaaacagcaaagtGCTCGTGAATTTCTGGAATGGGCAGACTAAGAACGTGTCTGCAGATGTTGCTCTGAAGATCCCTCCTCCTTTAAGTGAACGCATTGTCCTTGAGCTTCAGATGCCATTAGCAGCCAGGCAGATGTTAGTGGAGCAGAATCCAGATTATCCCTATGTTGTGCCACCTGGATACAGAGCTTCAGGGCCTTGCCAGCTGAGTTATTTAGGTGAGATGCACTGGCAAGATACTCCAAAGAACCACTGTGTTGGTGCTGGCTGCAGCTCTGCCCATCACCCGCTTTGCCATTGCTGCTTCCAGGCGTGGGAGTCCTTTAGGTCTCCCTTTTGCACAGTGCAACGAGATGATGCCTTTATCCCCGGGACCAAAGTGACAAAGgaagaactgagcaggaagataGAAGAGCAGCTTTCAAAGGGTAGGCTTCCTATTTCGGGAAGTAATGAGAAGGAACAGAGCAAGAAGCTGAAGGAAGCAGACGATATTGCAGATTTAAAATCCCTGGAAGAGATAGAAAGCAAGTTTACAAAACCAAACAAGGTATGTCATCATGTTTATGATGGCTGCAAAAGTATTATAAACCTTGGTCCCTTTATCTTGGATAAGGATTTTTTCCCTCCAGAGTAGGGTCACACAATATTGCTAAATGTTGTTGAAAAAACCAAGGATTCACTATCATAGTCAGATCACAGGCAGATTTCCAGGTGACTGTTGCCTTTATAATGTGCCATGTACCTATGTGATGA is from Lacerta agilis isolate rLacAgi1 chromosome 10, rLacAgi1.pri, whole genome shotgun sequence and encodes:
- the NDUFB2 gene encoding NADH dehydrogenase [ubiquinone] 1 beta subcomplex subunit 2, mitochondrial, which produces MAVSLWRMGGGLRLAARVLRAQSGSGASPGFRRASGEVRVHKYRHFVEPLPVHRIKGEVFSALMWFWILWNFWHDPDVVLGHFPYPDASQWTDEELGIPPDDEE
- the LOC117054114 gene encoding LOW QUALITY PROTEIN: uncharacterized protein LOC117054114 (The sequence of the model RefSeq protein was modified relative to this genomic sequence to represent the inferred CDS: inserted 2 bases in 2 codons; deleted 1 base in 1 codon); its protein translation is MYLERTPHKDSFFAGPQTNRFHVWHCQLCQPAGVKWQKSLVECSLRSVTEAAAWIRALQSSSGASAVMAVAAALEDPICQAVYLFTSGLPEHAVEESXSHLKEAEQAHPVHIVYLVGSRGENEHGEQEIMEEVAKASGVSFQAISLSSDEDIPGCSESICHSDCICRQPCSCLLMGHHATARLIYISLSDPNHLKAKLYVKITFWVLQNPSSILSWHMLVFYTRRFPSDAWSPVKEDFIDXSPEVYNLQRVVQVLARREIDGFYYLGHIVQEVKGSREHVLMEFQRSRQSPEGKILCRMQETPLYDVIHYEDARWQPLAPGDAVLAPWDKKGGRYGPGVILQVAEAGPSHSAFKNSKVLVNFWNGQTKNVSADVALKIPPPLSERIVLELQMPLAARQMLVEQNPDYPYVVPPGYRASGPCQLSYLGEMHWQDTPKNHCVGAGCSSAHHPLCHCCFQAWESFRSPFCTVQRDDAFIPGTKVTKEELSRKIEEQLSKGRLPISGSNEKEQSKKLKEADDIADLKSLEEIESKFTKPNKDHPREGASEASQEGPGTVVDVAVNTDKCITQHKQQRQRALSQLNRIPLSAQPCQRSPSWKTCAADASQLQAIFDWVEQSLKEDHSAVESVLPIRRSYSASPIQRIVTKAATRDAPREMGINTARMEFKHQKMEQRRLKEEQRQEEEHLRRELLLDNKRQRSLQRTLQGSQKQQENIGSWTKWHTKKQLQAARAETGRGESHFQEDLKNKEEQRLEFLKAQRKQREKRLAEHQERIDDHEKKTGAAQEQNEIHAKQLGSRSSGAGHTEER